A portion of the Chiloscyllium plagiosum isolate BGI_BamShark_2017 chromosome 48, ASM401019v2, whole genome shotgun sequence genome contains these proteins:
- the LOC122544411 gene encoding vacuolar protein sorting-associated protein 52 homolog: MEQMLSMFQCDLSSISSEIQTLQEQSITMNIKLKNRQSVRSELSQLVDELVIPNSMITTILETPVTEQQFVEQLHELNNKINYVKEQSFKETLACSDVQDTLDRLKIKAVSKIREYILQKIYSFRKPMTNYQVPQNALLKYRFFYQFLLANERHVAKEIRDEYVDTMSKIYFSYFKSYSSRLMKVQYEEVADKDDLMGVEDTAKKGFFSKPSLKNRNTIFTLGNRGNVIASSELEAPIIVPHAAQKSDIRVSVLRVKSGICKELRVVDLLLAMSSPHLSVQHQSTF; encoded by the exons ATGGAGCAGATGCTCAGCATGTTCCAGTGCGACCTCAGCAGTATCAGCTCAGAGATCCAGACCCTGCAGGAGCAGTCCATCACCATGAACATCAAGCTGAAAAATCGCCAGTCTGTGCGCAGCGAGCTGAGCCAATTGGTCGATGAGCTCGTCATTCCGAACTCCATGATCAC AACTATTCTGGAGACGCCTGTGACTGAGCAGCAATTTGTGGAGCAACTGCACGAACTCAATAACAAGATCAACTACGTGAAGGAGCAGTCCTTTAAGGAAACGCTGGCTTGTTCAGATGTGCAGGATACCCTGGACCGGCTGAAGATTAAG GCTGTCTCGAAGATCCGGGAATATATTCTCCAGAAGATCTACTCCTTCCGGAAGCCGATGACAAACTACCAGGTTCCTCAGAATGCGCTGCTCAAGTACAG GTTTTTCTACCAGTTCCTGCTCGCAAACGAGCGGCATGTGGCCAAGGAGATCCGAGATGAGTACGTTGACACCATGAGTAAGATCTACTTCTCCTACTTCAAGTCGTACAGCAGCCGGCTGATGAAAGTGCAG TACGAAGAGGTCGCTGACAAAGATGACCTGATGGGTGTCGAGGACACTGCAAAGAAAG GCTTCTTCTCCAAACCGTCACTGAAGAATCGCAACACCATTTTTACCCTGGGGAACCGAGGCAACGTTATCGCATCATCAGAACTGGAAGCACCCATCATCGTGCCTCACGCAGCTCAGAAGAGCGACATTCGGGTAAGCGTGCTTCGTGTCAAGTCAGGGATTTGTAAGGAGCTGCGAGTGGTGGACCTCCTGTTAGCCATGTCCTCCCCGCACCTCTCTGTGCAGCACCAGAGCACGTTCTGA